The region AATAAATACTCTATCAACAGTGTATCCGATCTCTAATCTTTCAGCCACAATGACAAAAGATTCAATTCACAATTGTACAAATCTGGCCACTCAGAAACATCAGTTCCCACCAAGAGCATTTAGTGGATCATCAAAGATGTTGCTTGAATCAGCAGCTGTAACGCTCTCCTGAGATGGTGGCATCTTCTTTGATTTGCTGGGAGCCTTTGTGACTGTTTTTACGGTGCTTGATGAgaagatgtcatctttaaatagGAGACAGATGGACAAAATATGGGGTTACCAGACAATATCAAAAACTTGCATGAAAAGACACAAACACGGCACGTGTTTGGATGTTGCTTACCCATGTCATCATCAAATATTGACTTGGTCTCTCCCTTTGTCTTGGACTTCTGTTTTGGCTTCAACGAGTCCGTCAGGTCAGCAAAAATGTCAATGTTGTCGTCAAACAAGCTGGCATCAATCGTCTTCTCTTTGTGCTTCTTGTCAACCTTAGGCACAATGGTAACTTCAtcctgagggaaaaaaaaaacattgtttaatCAACAGGAAGGCACAGAAAATCCAGATTATAATAACTAAAGATTAAAAAGTACCTGGAAAATATCCTGCTTTGAGAGAGTACTGCTGTTCTTGATGTCTTTACTGTTTGTAGATGTGGGAGTGGAGCTGTTGCTCACTCCAAATATGTCCTCATCGTCGTCTTCTTCCAAGAAGGATGAGGCCTTGGCCTTCTTAGCTGTTGACTTCGGTTTAACCTTTTGGAACAGGTCGTCAGTGTTGTCGTCAAAAATGGATGGGAGTGTGCTTTTTTCCTTATCTTTCTTCAGTCCCCCATCACTTCTGGCTGCAGGTGTTGAAGTCTTGGTAGTTTGTTTAGTGGTGGATGTATTTGTGATGCTAAACAGACTGTCTGAGCCAAACAGGTCATCCTCATCAGAAGAAGGCAGCACCTTGAGAGTTTCTTTACTTAAATCTTTCTTTCCATCAGTTGTGGATACTGGCAGTGTCAGTGCAGAGGGTCTGGGGGAGGTTTCAGGGAGAGAAGATTGCAAATTTGAGGCGGTGGGCAAGGCTGTAGGAGCAGCTGCGTCAGATAGGTTTGGACTGGACTTGACTGGTGGAGGTAAGACTAAACCAGACCGACTGGGGTTTGGgacagaaatgttttcactCGGGCTCTGCTCTTCATCCACTACAGACCTTTTGGCTTCTTGCTGCCTGGCAGCTCTGGACTGGGGTCTCCGCTGGGCAGGGCCTTTGGCACGACTCTGCAGGACAGATTtgcaaccaaaaaataaaattaatctgATTGGACAAGACTTTTTATACAAGTTAATGCAACAAAAGACAACTCTCGATGAAAAATTCAACATCTAAACATGTAAAGCTGTGCTAAAGACCAGACTAGAAGGTAACAGATCGATAAGTGTATACATATATTCGATTTTGTCTGTTAATTGTATTTCTGAGTTCCCTTCACAGGTTATtataaaaaacagcatttaataaACTAAACACATACATGTCACAGAAcagagtacatcacagatcacattTACACTGGCAACAGGAATAAGTTACTTATATTAAGCAAGCCTCATAGGTCTCAagcttggtttaaaaaaattaacattctCTGCTGCTCTTAGGTCCCATGTGCACCACAGGAAAAGAAGCAGGATGCCAAATCGTGggtttaattatttatttttactttaataacaATGCTGAAATAGCCTATTCCAAGCATGCACGCCTAAGAATAATTCAGGAAGGTTGTCCCTGAAATTGTCCCTGAGGTGGCTGCTAATGTTCACCTCACAGCAGCAGACGGCTGCCGTGGGACAGGAGGTAAAGGTCTCACGGCAGCACATAAATATAAAAGGTGTTGCAGAAATGATGAACGTAGGAGTAAAGCTGACAGTAGCAGTTTTTGCTTCTCATATCAATGCTACAGGTGACTGGACACATTCAAAATAGCAGGACAAATCCAGGTGAAGTTGGAGTGAAATAAATGGCCATTTGCAATCCTAAAATTTTGTAACAAACCCCAATTTTTTGGGAACTTCCAGAGATTTGTATACAACAAcattatttgtatattttgtaaTCATAAAATCATTACAATAAGGTTCATGAGCtacaggttctttgcagatgattgCAGGCAGCAGTGGCTAGCTCCTAATGGAGGGCAAGAAGTGacttctgcatagagaaacactacacaaaaggccatgttttgagttgttcaaagaatgaaaataaaacattcttaattcataagctacttttgtgtcccaaaagtagtgaaatattcaggccaaaaaagtttaaaaggactcacagagaaacagcagcaggcaggaatgaaaaaaaaagcctctgttTAAAACCTGGATAGTTaatttccacaaagtggtctgGCTTGGTTCAGCTAAGTTTTTGCATTGTTTAGTatattaaactctgatcttgccaATGCTTCCTCATCTCATGCCCATCTAGTCTTGCTTGTTGTATTAAATAATCTCAAAGGAAGGAGGGAAAGGAAACTGgaactcaaacaggagctagctactaTTGCTCAAATAAAAGAGCCATTATGTTGCATAGACTCGTTCATGAACGGCACATCATTACTTGGTCACTAACCCCACAAGGCTTATTCAGTTGATCGTTTTTTTATATCTTAAAGGACTTTAGCTAGTCTCTTGGCTCAGCACAAGACACCCCAAGGctctgagtaatttgtgatattgatcacctccacaccagataaatctgttaaactgtgaaaaaaaaacttttttgtaaagtgcaggGATCATAGCCAATGTATgcagaaatgttctgatgatgATGTTCTGATGATGTTCTGATTGCAGggtacaggtccatttagagctgttgaGCGATAACTTTTCTCCATTCCTATTCATTcttaatggctgtcccccacttcctgaccccgtGAAACATttggatcacatgattgcaaacaacacATACGTTACCCTCAAAATCAAAaccaatacattttttaaacttaaaattaactttaaatgaagtCTAAAGTGAACAAGTTGCAGAGACTTTTCATATTTGTTGTAATTCTTGTACTATTCAACAGCATGAATAGAGTTTAGAGTAGTTGAATCTCGTTAGAACTCATTTTCAGGGATATTACATTAGAAATCAAAGCTATGGCTGAAGCAAATGCAACTCTAAACGAGAGACACAATATTCTGAGACCAAAGCCCACCTTCTGTGCACTCTGCAGTGTTGTAGTCTGGACTGGGGAATCAAAGCTTACTGCTGCCTCATTCCCTGCCTGGGCTCCAACGGGAGTTGTGACAGGGCTCGGACTCAGGCTGGAGCTGGAGACCCCAGAGGAAGAACTGGGGCCCATGCCAGGGAAAGCACTCACAGCCCCTGGCAAAGTGGGGACAGCACCAGGCAGCAACGCGGCAGGGTTGATCATCAGATTGGCCTGAGTATAAGATGAGATACTGAATAAAAGACAGCAGAGATCCTGAGCATTGCTGAAAGAGtatctaaactttttttttttttttttaaagaataaagcaTATATAAATTTGAAAGCCTTGAAACAGCACATAGACAGCTTCTCTCTTTCTTAGAGTGGTTCCAAGCAGCAGATCATTCAGAGGGAAATAAAGCCAGGACTGTGGATGGAAATGAGGCAAGAGCAAGATGCAGTTATAGTTCTTATGAAACTGAGATGAAGTGAGCAAGTTCTCCCAgtatggaaaaaaatcaaacaaaatgatGGTATCTCCATTTCAGTATTCATGCGGCTGTGTCAAAGCCAAGCTTTTAGGCTGAAATATGAAAAAGCCCAAAGAGAAGAAACCAtttcaagaaaaacagaaaaatccttCCACAAGAGAAATGAAgaatgaaaaatggaaaattaagaattctcatttaaagaaacaaaaaattatTACTTGAAGTTTCCCAATCCTTGATGAGGAATCTTTAGGTTTTACAACACTTGGTGCAGGTTTCTGTGTGGTCAGATTACAGCAGGGTTCAGAATGTCACAGTGAAAGCATTTCTTCTAGTTTTGATGGGAACATCAATATCTTCAACAGGTTTTAACTCATGAGGTACATACATTTATTAAAGAGTAAATGAAAAAGGGAATACAAGCAAAACAAACCCTAAATAGAAAACTACACAGCCACATTGGGTGCTTATGTCCATATCTccaaatgcaaatgcaaaaaaagcatgTCAGAACTGCAGCTATAACACATGCTTGAAATGAACTCACCTTAATCTCTGCTACAGATTCTGGACTTGCTAGTGGTGCTTTGTCATTCGGTTTACTTGGCTTCTCAGCTACTTTCTGggattacaaagaaaaaaaaggaaacaagagaGGGATAAAAGTTTTCCAACTGACCTAAAATTCTAGGCTGAGTTACGCAGGACTCCAGCTTAACTCTAAATCActgcaaaaataattaaatgtttaCCGGAGGGGGGGCTTTGGGCTTGACAGAGCCAAAGAGGTCATCCTCATCGTCATCTGCAAACAGACTCTGAGCTGCCGGCTTCACTGAGCTCAGCTTGGAAGTCTAAAGAGAAACACAGTCAAATTATAGGAACATACAGGATCCATTTGAAAAAATCTTACACCCAAAGTCCTTCCCTACACTCCTATCCCCTCCATGAGttcaattaaaatttttaagaagGTCAAGGAAAGATGTAAACAAAGCTGGGTACACCCTACAACACAACTGTTCTGATTTTGGGCTTGACCCCCCATCCAAAATCAGGAGAGgcctgattatctgatggtCTTACACATTATCTTGTCAGAGTTTACTCTGGGTTGTTGAGAGCAGCCCCAACATGAAACCATAactattaaaaacatgaacatacCCAGAGTTTATGCAATAGAATGTAACAGTTTTATCCCTCTATCctctgtgcaaaaaaaacagagaagaaaagtcTGATTCACTGACTGGAGCTTTTCCTGAGGTGGCAAAGAGGTCAACATCTGGGTCGTTGTCTTTCTGCTGTGTTTGACTGAACAGCAACTCCTCATCCTGGAACACACCTGTGCTCTTTGTTTTTGGTCGCTCTTCTGTAGGCTGGGAAGGAcaatattaaaatttaaagctTGAACTGCTGGAGAAACAGTGTCGTAATGAAACTAAATCAGTTCTATACACTTCACACTACTCTACAGACCAGAGGCTGATTGTAGAACATATGTACACAGGTTgtcaaaaaaatatgttaaactttgatatgattctggTAAACATCAAATTAGACCTAATCCTGCTCCAATACCATGCCAACAAAAAGTAGAAGTCCTTGGCACTAAATGTTAAGACGTGTTTTTAATCTATTATCACTCCcctgtatttgtgcaattaagaaaGTGATTTGTCTTGCTGGCAGcagcttttgttaaaaaatgtcttaagatcttttcttttaaaagctgTGCTTTTTGATACCAGTTTTTATTGAACTTGTGGAGATGGAATCATTTTGGAACACGCTGtatcaaaaataccaaaaatactGTCAACATTAAATTATACAAaccttttgtgtgttttttgttgtggGTTTACTGGGTGTGAAAATCGAATCATTCCAGTCAGAatcatcctcttcctcatcatCAAATAGACTGACAgtgtttgttttgactttttcctccttcttctcctctttctttaCAGCTAAAGGTGGGCTTTCTTTAGTGAGGATGCTGTCTTCCTGGTCATTTTCATCCAATGGGCTCTTACTCGGCTTGCTTGCAAAAATATCAATTCCACCAAAAAGACTGACGGCTCCAGGAGGtttctttttactttcactACTCTGTGGTGAGGGCGAGGATGGGGCAAGCGGCTCAGGAGTCTTCGCTGCTGGTTTCTCCTCCTCTGAAGGCTTGTTTTCTATGCTAGACACCAAAACCTCCTCTGATTTCTCCATCAGGGAGGACGGCTGAGAGGCCACAGCTGGTGTCTGAAAGATACAGGCATTAAATTATCAAATCAAGACTTGACAATTATGcaaatttaataaatcaatgTATTTTGTATGCAGAAATTCTGTAACAAATGTATTGAGCATGCGTAAGTTGCTTATTTTTGTGTGATTTAAGGATCAAAATAATTTTCAGACAATACTCTGGCCAGCTGAGGTTAAAAAACTTCTTCAAAGCTCACAGCATCTCTTttaacaataaaagcaaaatacaataaataagtGAGCACACTCACTTTAGAGGCTGGGGCTGCATTGTTTGTGTTGACGGCAGGTTTGATGCTAAAGAGAGATTCTTTGTCTTCATCGCCTTCATCTTCAAACAAGAGAGCAACTCTCTGTGGCTTCTTCTGACTGTATGAAGAAAAGAGCAAGAGGGTGGACAGGAATTCAGGGCAGCACAATCTTGGGAAAAAGTTTACCTTAAGCTGTAAATCATGATGAAAGGACTTCTTCCTTAAGTATTAAAAGGTAGAAACCTGGACTCTTTAGTTGGGGCAAACAGATCATCTTCGTCATCATCAAACAGGCTACTTTTGTGAGACATTTTGGCACTGGGGAGGCTGGAGGGGGCGCTAGCGCTTGGCTTCATTCCTCCTGCTTTGGCCTCGGGCTTCTCAGGACTACTTTTAGAGCTTAGCCACTGGTCCTGGCATTCAAATGATGAGGAAAGCATTGTGTAAAAAGACTGTTCTTCTTAATACTTCTATATTAAGAAGCAGTTGCATAATACAGTgtcccccttggatgttttatcctattattgattttaaaaattcatcatGGTCgataaaatttggcttttttgacaaaaaaaaaaacagaaaaatctctATGTGtaattgaaaacaaatttcCATAAATAAATGCcatttagataaaaatatggaaTGTAAAATGAGCAGCTGCATATGTTTTACCCCTGTGAAGCCAGTATTTAGTTGATGCATCTTCAgcttcaatcacagcactgagtctgtgtggataggtctcaatcaggcttgcacatctggacactgcaattttactcaattcttctttacaaaactgctcaagctctgttaggttgcatggggatcaggtgtTAATAGCCCTTTTTAAGTGcaaccacaaattctctatcaGATTGAGATCTTGGCTTTGACCCTTTGaccctttaaaacatttctgtatagCTTTTGCTGCTTTGGCTCCTTGTCTTTCTGAAGAACTGAAAACTTCTCCCAAGCTgaagttttcttgcagactgaataaaactgtCCTCCAGAATTGTCCTAAATTTTGCCACAATCACTTACCCTCTATCATTATAAGCTGCCTTATTAAGGCCAGagggctggctgctgaaaagtgtacccacagcatgatgatgccaccaccgtgtttcacagtggggatggtatttgtggtgatgtaaAGTGTGCTTTAcgtacttttcaacaaccttttctctgagtttctcggattgttcttttgccttcaaggtttaatggtagccaggaatattgattaaccagtCACTGGACCTTCCGGACACAAGCCTTCATACTACAACCACTCGAGACACATTCACGACACTcaagtgatccccattttaccaATTGTGAGACTAATAGCAACAAttggttggacctctgttgaatttggtcaatcactttaaagggagtgaaAATTTGTGCAATCACATCGACAATTTTTGTTCACCTGTAAATATCTATgttcactttgattttttttttttataaaatcaataaaagggtaaaacatccaaggaggtgaattctttctataggcactgtatgtctTCTTGCATACCTCATCGTCATCACTGAAGAGGGAACTGGACACAGCCTTTTTGGGCTGTGGTGTGGAGGCTTTAGCTTGACTGGATTTTGGTTTAGATTTAGCTGCAGATGCAAATAGATCCTGCAAAGTGAAGAAACAAATTATTGTAATGCAGGGGTCCTAATTCAGCACAATTTAGTTTTGTAAATATAGGAAATTTAAACATTATGATATTGttgcacctcctcctcctcgtcatCAAACAACGACAAAGGAGCCTTGCTGGTTTTGCTCTGGTTTGTAGGTTCAGGCTTTGACTGGCTCTTGGGGATGGCTGGAAAACCCTACAGGAGGCAAATGCacaaagttaaattaaaataacagataCTTTATCAGTCCCTGTTTTAGTGTGATGATGATGGCCTTACCAGTGTGTCTTCATCATCGGAGAAAAGGCCTCTGGTCTGAGGTTTCTGAGTGGACTTGACAGCAGCCTTGCCAACATCTGGAGGAGCCCCGTTCTAAAATACAcataatgaaaactaaatttaaaaagcctttataaATTAGAGTTCCTTTTACAAAGTATGGGGTTTTTAGTTTTGAAAGACACTACTGGCAGAGAGCAAAGGGAATTGATTGTGTCAAGAGAAGTAAAGGCCAGCGGCTCTCTCAAAACTAAATCGAATTTGGTATTTTCTCAGACTGCTCTCCAATATAGCACTCTGAGCAAACATCAATATACTATCTGCAGCTAGGTCAGTTCATGAAAAGGCACCCTTGCCTCAAAAATGAGCTTTTGACTCAGCATAGAACCATGAAAGAAAAAGTAGGCTGGTATAACTGtgtaaataaagaataaaaagcaCGCTGTGGCCTGCAACCATTTATAGCAGGGCAGAGCAAAATCTTCAATCAATATAGTCCATACAGCCAGTTCACACTGTGGTTATTAAAGCTTAACAGATTCTTTTTAGTGGAAAAACCTGCAATTTAGCTtgtcaaaacacaacaaatgtgATTTTGTGTGGAGAATAGTGCTGGACAATGCTCTATTCAGACCTCCTCAGATTTCTCAGATTCCTCGCTGGTTGACTGCTGGCGCTTTTTCAGGCCCTCAGTGAGTAAGTTTTTAGTCCCAGGACCGAACATGGAGATGGCTCCAGCTGGCAGCTGAACATGGAAACAGTAAAACCATCTTTCACAGATCACAAATACCTATGTGTGGATATGCTAATCAAAGATCTATTCATATGTATTGATCTACCTTTTTATCAGGATGTTTAACCGGCTCTTCCACTGATTccttcttgttttgaactggGGCTGGCATACTGGTTTTTTCACTGAATATgtcctcatcttcatcatcttcatcgaAAAGGTCTATAGCTTTcttgggttttgttttttcctgtacagctgaaaagaaagaaaaaaatatcaacacaGGATGCCAAGGTAGaggatttttaaacttcaataaaattaaaaattccaAAGAATTTGATATTTGTTTCGACACCAAACCCATGAAATCAACCCATGATCAACTCAAAGTGAGGGCTTGGACTACAGCAAAACCATAGTACCAAGTCTCAGACACTTACCAGTTTCTGGTTTCTTCAGGCTTTTACCACTGAAGAagtcatcatcctcatcctcttcatcatcaaATAGCCCCCCTCCGACACCAGCTGCTGTAGGAGCCGATTTAGGAGTGGTTCCATTTTCCTTGCTCTCCACTGAATCTGAGTTGTTTACCGAACTAAACAGGTTGTTATCTAAGGAAACAAAGTAACAAGGTTTAGTTAGGGTGAATAGAAGGGCAACAAAGTTGCATAAGCTTTCATGCAAGTAAAAGGCACTACCTGGGAATATTGAAACGGCACCTGCTGGAATCTTCTTTGCAGGTTTGTCAGATTCTTggatgaaaaagacaaaaaaaaggctTTGGAGCTACTTCAGGTATTTAAGTTATTACAGTAAAATCCAGTGGATTAGAcacattttaatacatttatctTCATCTAAAATGTTAGCATGTATGCCATCTATAGGTGTGACCAATATACAAGGATAAAATACTAACACATGCACTGTCATTACCAAAAGTGCAGCCATCAAAGTCACTGCATGCAACCCGATGCTGTTGAATACTCACTCCCATTCACTGTGCACTGAAAACGGCTGCTTCACAGCCCAAAATATGCTGGGATGCATAGCAATGCAGATCAGGCTAgcagtgccactttttaacatcttttctcgCTCATTAGGACATaataattgattaaaaacagtGGTACACTGTTAAATAAACAAACCTTGTGGAGTACCAGTTTGATAAAACAAGTGACCAAAGGATGTGAGCAGATCCACTCATGGACTGTAGGTCCGTAATTCACAACTATTACCATAGAGTGAGAGCTTAACTATTGAACCAGCTGCTAGCATGAGCCTAAACTCACAGTTTGCTCTGCAGACTTTGCAAAACACGACTGAAATCATCCCACAGGAAGGCAGTTTTCTTCCTGGGGGGGCCCAAagatcatccaaccatccatttt is a window of Cheilinus undulatus linkage group 6, ASM1832078v1, whole genome shotgun sequence DNA encoding:
- the washc2c gene encoding WASH complex subunit 2C isoform X2 — protein: MSEFPEGIANGPSRGKQSQKDAQIWERPWTLEEMRQNSANWSLAADAGLFLFLQDFSQRMLSKTHEIEKQMDSLIRDTKATDSCLHSVFNDFLMLSNTQFIENRVYDEEVEETVSKAEAFEKQPEQEKTREQKEAELIPKMQEAVNYGLSVLESAFEHLDIKAGNSDSEDEDLTDRVEAILEPKDLYVDRPLPYLIGSQAFMEQEDVGLGDLSSDEMSVDSDRDSVIESEEGKEAVQSDDDFIQEEDEDHNNFKKKSSMLSYDDDEEEDDEDSDIFGDSDQDDDGDSKNTGPSSFADELAARIKGEPIKKPEGDRASITSKKKTKSRKEIKPVKPQAEEDSDDIFKPPKMDEDDLSPFGGKSGLFSGGRGLFDDDDEGDLFSEAPKPPVTEEKKAQNENTKTPSQAPESDKPAKKIPAGAVSIFPDNNLFSSVNNSDSVESKENGTTPKSAPTAAGVGGGLFDDEEDEDDDFFSGKSLKKPETAVQEKTKPKKAIDLFDEDDEDEDIFSEKTSMPAPVQNKKESVEEPVKHPDKKLPAGAISMFGPGTKNLLTEGLKKRQQSTSEESEKSEENGAPPDVGKAAVKSTQKPQTRGLFSDDEDTLGFPAIPKSQSKPEPTNQSKTSKAPLSLFDDEEEEDLFASAAKSKPKSSQAKASTPQPKKAVSSSLFSDDDEDQWLSSKSSPEKPEAKAGGMKPSASAPSSLPSAKMSHKSSLFDDDEDDLFAPTKESSQKKPQRVALLFEDEGDEDKESLFSIKPAVNTNNAAPASKTPAVASQPSSLMEKSEEVLVSSIENKPSEEEKPAAKTPEPLAPSSPSPQSSESKKKPPGAVSLFGGIDIFASKPSKSPLDENDQEDSILTKESPPLAVKKEEKKEEKVKTNTVSLFDDEEEDDSDWNDSIFTPSKPTTKNTQKPTEERPKTKSTGVFQDEELLFSQTQQKDNDPDVDLFATSGKAPTSKLSSVKPAAQSLFADDDEDDLFGSVKPKAPPPKVAEKPSKPNDKAPLASPESVAEIKANLMINPAALLPGAVPTLPGAVSAFPGMGPSSSSGVSSSSLSPSPVTTPVGAQAGNEAAVSFDSPVQTTTLQSAQKSRAKGPAQRRPQSRAARQQEAKRSVVDEEQSPSENISVPNPSRSGLVLPPPVKSSPNLSDAAAPTALPTASNLQSSLPETSPRPSALTLPVSTTDGKKDLSKETLKVLPSSDEDDLFGSDSLFSITNTSTTKQTTKTSTPAARSDGGLKKDKEKSTLPSIFDDNTDDLFQKVKPKSTAKKAKASSFLEEDDDEDIFGVSNSSTPTSTNSKDIKNSSTLSKQDIFQDEVTIVPKVDKKHKEKTIDASLFDDNIDIFADLTDSLKPKQKSKTKGETKSIFDDDMDDIFSSSTVKTVTKAPSKSKKMPPSQESVTAADSSNIFDDPLNALGGN
- the washc2c gene encoding WASH complex subunit 2 isoform X1; its protein translation is MSEFPEGIANGPSRGKQSQKDAQIWERPWTLEEMRQNSANWSLAADAGLFLFLQDFSQRMLSKTHEIEKQMDSLIRDTKATDSCLHSVFNDFLMLSNTQFIENRVYDEEVEETVSKAEAFEKQPEQEKTREQKEAELIPKMQEAVNYGLSVLESAFEHLDIKAGNSDSEDEDLTDRVEAILEPKDLYVDRPLPYLIGSQAFMEQEDVGLGDLSSDEMSVDSDRDSVIESEEGKEAVQSDDDFIQEEDEDHNNFKKKSSMLSYDDDEEEDDEDSDIFGDSDQDDDGDSKNTGPSSFADELAARIKGEPIKKPEGDRASITSKKKTKSRKEIKPVKPQAEEDSDDIFKPPKMDEDDLSPFGGKSGLFSGGRGLFDDDDEGDLFSEAPKPPVTEEKKAQNENTKTPSQAPESDKPAKKIPAGAVSIFPDNNLFSSVNNSDSVESKENGTTPKSAPTAAGVGGGLFDDEEDEDDDFFSGKSLKKPETAVQEKTKPKKAIDLFDEDDEDEDIFSEKTSMPAPVQNKKESVEEPVKHPDKKLPAGAISMFGPGTKNLLTEGLKKRQQSTSEESEKSEENGAPPDVGKAAVKSTQKPQTRGLFSDDEDTLGFPAIPKSQSKPEPTNQSKTSKAPLSLFDDEEEEDLFASAAKSKPKSSQAKASTPQPKKAVSSSLFSDDDEDQWLSSKSSPEKPEAKAGGMKPSASAPSSLPSAKMSHKSSLFDDDEDDLFAPTKESSQKKPQRVALLFEDEGDEDKESLFSIKPAVNTNNAAPASKTPAVASQPSSLMEKSEEVLVSSIENKPSEEEKPAAKTPEPLAPSSPSPQSSESKKKPPGAVSLFGGIDIFASKPSKSPLDENDQEDSILTKESPPLAVKKEEKKEEKVKTNTVSLFDDEEEDDSDWNDSIFTPSKPTTKNTQKPTEERPKTKSTGVFQDEELLFSQTQQKDNDPDVDLFATSGKAPTSKLSSVKPAAQSLFADDDEDDLFGSVKPKAPPPKVAEKPSKPNDKAPLASPESVAEIKKPAPSVVKPKDSSSRIGKLQANLMINPAALLPGAVPTLPGAVSAFPGMGPSSSSGVSSSSLSPSPVTTPVGAQAGNEAAVSFDSPVQTTTLQSAQKSRAKGPAQRRPQSRAARQQEAKRSVVDEEQSPSENISVPNPSRSGLVLPPPVKSSPNLSDAAAPTALPTASNLQSSLPETSPRPSALTLPVSTTDGKKDLSKETLKVLPSSDEDDLFGSDSLFSITNTSTTKQTTKTSTPAARSDGGLKKDKEKSTLPSIFDDNTDDLFQKVKPKSTAKKAKASSFLEEDDDEDIFGVSNSSTPTSTNSKDIKNSSTLSKQDIFQDEVTIVPKVDKKHKEKTIDASLFDDNIDIFADLTDSLKPKQKSKTKGETKSIFDDDMDDIFSSSTVKTVTKAPSKSKKMPPSQESVTAADSSNIFDDPLNALGGN